In Dyella terrae, one DNA window encodes the following:
- a CDS encoding NAD(P)H-quinone oxidoreductase, with the protein MNTVAIPERMTEIVISTPGGPDVLHPRVVDVPHPRRGEVLVRVEAAGVNRPDVIQRMGRYPMPPGAHPTPGLEVAGEVVGFGDDTNGFALGEKVCGLTNGGGYAEYCVLPVGQTLPRPPGVDAIHAAAIPETFFTVWANLFRIGRASKGQRVLVHGGTSGIGTTALMLCREFGIQAFATAGSERKCAAIRKLGAEAINYHEQNFALAIQEKTEGHGVDVILDIIGGSYFERNVAALARDGRLVVIGFLGGTVVEQVDLQALVLKRACVTGSTMRARSTAEKAEIAADLRLHVWPVFAAGRCLPIVDQVFPLSRAADAHRAMEAGEHIGKIVLKV; encoded by the coding sequence ATGAATACCGTCGCCATCCCGGAACGGATGACCGAGATCGTCATTTCGACGCCCGGTGGACCGGATGTCCTTCATCCGCGCGTCGTTGATGTACCGCACCCGCGTCGCGGCGAAGTGCTTGTCCGCGTCGAAGCCGCTGGGGTGAACCGGCCCGATGTGATCCAGCGCATGGGGCGCTACCCCATGCCTCCCGGCGCACACCCCACCCCCGGTTTGGAAGTGGCTGGCGAAGTGGTGGGTTTTGGTGACGACACCAACGGTTTCGCCCTGGGTGAAAAAGTGTGCGGGCTCACGAATGGTGGCGGCTATGCCGAATACTGCGTGCTTCCCGTTGGCCAGACCTTGCCCCGCCCGCCTGGCGTCGACGCCATCCATGCCGCAGCCATTCCCGAAACGTTCTTCACGGTGTGGGCGAACTTGTTTCGCATCGGCCGCGCGTCGAAAGGACAGCGCGTTCTGGTCCATGGCGGCACCAGCGGGATTGGAACCACGGCCCTGATGTTGTGCCGTGAGTTCGGCATCCAGGCCTTCGCCACGGCCGGCAGCGAGCGCAAGTGCGCGGCGATCCGGAAGCTGGGTGCCGAGGCGATCAACTATCACGAACAGAACTTCGCGCTGGCCATACAGGAGAAGACAGAGGGCCACGGCGTCGACGTCATTCTCGACATCATTGGCGGCTCGTACTTCGAACGAAACGTGGCGGCACTGGCGCGCGATGGGCGCCTGGTGGTGATTGGATTCCTTGGTGGAACGGTCGTCGAGCAGGTCGACCTGCAGGCGCTCGTCCTCAAGCGCGCCTGTGTCACGGGCTCGACGATGCGGGCACGCTCGACAGCCGAGAAGGCTGAAATCGCCGCGGACCTGCGCCTTCATGTCTGGCCTGTGTTCGCAGCAGGCCGCTGCCTGCCGATCGTCGACCAGGTGTTTCCTCTGAGTCGTGCCGCCGATGCGCATCGCGCCATGGAAGCAGGCGAGCACATCGGCAAGATCGTCCTGAAGGTTTAG
- a CDS encoding UBP-type zinc finger domain-containing protein — protein MTANCSHLTGIQDVKPSARGCEECLKSGSPWVHLRICRTCGHVGCCDDSPNRHATKHFHATSHPIIEGYDPPEGWGWCYVDEVMFDLRDRMTPQWGPIPRFV, from the coding sequence ATGACCGCCAACTGCTCCCACCTCACCGGCATCCAGGACGTCAAGCCCAGCGCCAGGGGTTGCGAGGAATGCCTCAAGTCGGGAAGTCCCTGGGTCCACCTGCGCATTTGCCGCACCTGCGGCCACGTGGGCTGCTGCGACGACTCACCGAATCGTCATGCCACGAAGCATTTCCATGCGACCAGCCATCCGATCATCGAGGGTTATGACCCGCCGGAGGGATGGGGATGGTGTTACGTGGATGAGGTGATGTTCGATCTGCGGGATCGCATGACGCCGCAGTGGGGGCCGATTCCGCGGTTTGTTTGA
- a CDS encoding N-acetylmuramoyl-L-alanine amidase family protein: MPGKAPLSQYPHTPRIAVNFALAVALVTSLQLPSKASATNHIHDQRVPIALLPDARKADFEARISQDISYRLSLHQLRSPLPLPASAMVSLDAASGRLVVDLGTAMGPYSLELELEDLQGEFLTSADQVTKGVAQVTGILLLFGGKDAYFYHPEAWRAPPPSLTPHSSINTKSSQKIAVTAGHGYYYHHGYKDWRLQRDWHNGMVEDLTTPNYALMVSAWLQIRSDVGAIYPRGMYIGIHQPSGKHWYEMGARYNLERAYPNNPEIWNSRKGSSEHDREQKEDVYSRPFFANHIGADAAINLHTNGDGDPTIRGARAFYQLKDSTSKTLGDRVLCYMREQVDTLDKYRDYLIDKSARDSNYAENRESKMPSVIVEVGFHSNPEDAAAMQDNDFVVAATRGIAKGYRAFSNGWDCSKFDIESISDVVANETESAPVSIDITGHPEIPITVEFEPLDCPAGWIDCESTIRYIVDPTTPMVTTLFCGRIPQTGTAIWRSRLRDFDGIVTDWATLSQTCINSDEKVPEDT, from the coding sequence ATGCCAGGGAAAGCTCCCTTATCTCAATATCCTCACACCCCCAGGATTGCAGTAAATTTCGCACTTGCCGTAGCCTTAGTTACGTCACTGCAACTGCCTTCGAAAGCAAGTGCGACAAACCACATTCATGACCAGCGTGTGCCAATTGCGCTACTGCCGGACGCGCGCAAGGCCGACTTTGAAGCGCGGATTTCGCAAGACATCTCCTACCGCCTCAGCCTGCATCAACTAAGAAGCCCGCTGCCGCTACCGGCGTCTGCAATGGTTAGCCTGGATGCCGCGAGTGGACGCCTAGTCGTCGACCTTGGCACAGCAATGGGCCCATACTCACTCGAGCTGGAGCTCGAAGATCTTCAAGGCGAATTCTTGACTTCTGCCGATCAGGTGACGAAGGGAGTTGCCCAAGTGACTGGCATTCTCCTCCTCTTTGGCGGTAAGGACGCCTATTTCTACCATCCCGAAGCGTGGCGCGCCCCGCCACCATCGTTAACCCCACACTCTTCAATCAACACAAAATCATCACAGAAGATTGCAGTGACGGCCGGGCATGGCTACTACTACCACCACGGTTACAAGGACTGGCGGTTGCAGAGAGATTGGCACAATGGAATGGTCGAGGATCTAACGACTCCGAACTACGCCTTGATGGTCTCCGCGTGGCTGCAGATAAGAAGCGATGTCGGAGCCATCTACCCGCGCGGTATGTATATAGGTATTCACCAACCAAGTGGCAAACATTGGTACGAAATGGGTGCGCGCTACAACCTCGAACGAGCCTATCCAAACAATCCTGAGATATGGAACTCAAGGAAGGGATCTTCAGAGCACGATCGCGAGCAAAAGGAAGATGTTTATAGCAGACCTTTCTTCGCCAATCATATTGGCGCAGACGCCGCTATCAATCTACACACAAATGGCGATGGAGATCCCACTATCCGAGGCGCGAGAGCATTTTACCAACTTAAGGACTCGACAAGTAAAACGCTAGGAGACCGCGTTCTTTGTTATATGCGCGAACAAGTGGACACCCTGGACAAGTACCGCGACTACTTGATAGACAAAAGTGCGCGGGACTCAAACTATGCCGAGAACAGGGAGTCGAAGATGCCCTCAGTCATCGTCGAGGTCGGCTTTCATTCCAATCCCGAAGATGCAGCCGCCATGCAAGACAACGACTTTGTTGTAGCGGCAACAAGAGGCATTGCGAAGGGCTACCGAGCTTTCTCCAACGGCTGGGATTGTTCGAAGTTCGATATCGAATCCATTTCCGATGTCGTCGCCAATGAGACGGAAAGCGCTCCTGTCAGTATCGACATCACTGGTCATCCAGAAATACCTATCACGGTTGAGTTCGAACCCCTCGACTGCCCGGCGGGCTGGATAGATTGCGAAAGCACAATCCGCTACATCGTCGACCCGACAACTCCAATGGTTACGACTCTTTTCTGCGGGCGTATCCCGCAAACCGGAACGGCAATATGGAGAAGTCGTCTCAGGGACTTTGATGGGATCGTGACCGACTGGGCCACGCTTTCGCAAACTTGCATTAACTCGGACGAGAAGGTTCCGGAAGATACGTAG
- a CDS encoding UBP-type zinc finger domain-containing protein, producing MTVLRSHPSGVQDVKPSARVCEQCLKSGSPWVHLRICRTCGHVGCCDDSPNRHATKHFHATSHPIIEGYDPPEGWGWCYVDEVMFDLRDRMTPQWGPIPRFV from the coding sequence ATGACAGTACTCCGCTCTCACCCTTCCGGCGTCCAGGACGTCAAACCCAGTGCCAGGGTTTGCGAGCAATGTCTCAAGTCGGGAAGTCCCTGGGTCCACCTGCGCATTTGCCGCACCTGCGGCCACGTGGGCTGCTGCGACGACTCACCGAATCGTCATGCCACGAAGCATTTCCATGCGACCAGCCATCCGATCATCGAGGGTTATGACCCGCCGGAGGGATGGGGATGGTGTTACGTGGATGAGGTGATGTTCGATCTGCGGGATCGCATGACGCCGCAGTGGGGGCCGATTCCGCGGTTTGTTTAG
- a CDS encoding MerR family transcriptional regulator codes for MLDQGNNTELPAIPAKRYFTIGEVSDLCGVKPHVLRYWEQEFPALNPVKRRGNRRYYQRHDVLMIRQIRGLLYDEGFTITGARARLEGPQARMEASMSHQIVRQVRMELEEVLALLRR; via the coding sequence ATGCTGGACCAAGGGAATAACACCGAACTCCCGGCCATCCCGGCCAAGCGCTACTTCACCATTGGTGAGGTCAGCGATCTGTGTGGCGTCAAGCCGCATGTCCTGCGCTATTGGGAGCAGGAATTCCCGGCCCTGAACCCGGTCAAGCGCCGGGGTAATCGCCGCTACTACCAGCGCCACGACGTTCTGATGATCCGTCAGATCCGCGGCCTGCTGTATGACGAAGGCTTCACCATCACCGGCGCCCGCGCGCGTCTGGAAGGCCCACAGGCCCGCATGGAAGCCAGCATGTCGCACCAGATCGTCCGGCAGGTCCGCATGGAACTGGAAGAAGTCCTCGCACTGCTGCGCCGTTAA
- the ihfA gene encoding integration host factor subunit alpha: MALTKAEMAERLFLEVGLNKREAKEFVDAYFEVVREALEKGEQVKLSGFGNFDLRQKNQRPGRNPKTGEEIPISARRVVTFRPGQKLKVRVESYAGPRE, from the coding sequence ATGGCGCTGACCAAGGCGGAGATGGCCGAGCGCCTCTTTCTCGAGGTGGGCCTCAATAAGCGAGAGGCAAAAGAATTCGTGGACGCCTATTTCGAGGTGGTCCGCGAAGCGTTGGAAAAGGGCGAGCAGGTCAAGCTGTCGGGTTTCGGCAATTTCGATCTGCGTCAAAAGAACCAGCGTCCGGGGCGCAATCCCAAGACGGGCGAGGAGATTCCGATCTCCGCTCGTCGCGTGGTGACGTTCCGACCGGGCCAGAAACTCAAGGTGAGAGTCGAGAGCTATGCTGGACCAAGGGAATAA
- the pheT gene encoding phenylalanine--tRNA ligase subunit beta → MKFSENWLRELVDIKADRAQLAHALTMAGLEVEELTPLGESLDGVVVAEIVAAEKHPEADRLQVCKVDAGHGEVLQIVCGAPNARVGIRVPLAKVGATLPGGIVIKAAKLRGVESFGMLCSAKELGIDADASGLLELPADAPIGMPLADYLGLPDASFELKLTPNRPDCLGLVGLAHDVAALFGSRVKVAEQSAAPVTGDARRGIRLEAGADAPRYLGRVVEGIDARARTPLWLAERLRRAGLRPISAIVDITNYVMLELGQPMHAFDNDKLHGDIVVRHAREGETLKLLDGSEARLDKGFVLIADDQAGLAVAGVMGGFESRVTDDTQNVFLESAHFAPAAIMGRARKLGMHTDASHRFERGVDPELPRRALERATELLLSIAGGKAGPVLVAENLADLPTPATVTLRRARLARVLGVTVGDAEVARIFTALGMKVQAIGEGWTVTAPTSRFDIEREEDLIEEVARIFGYDNIPTHTPAGALTLGIEAEARIGELALREQLAARDYYEAVNLSFVSAELLARWGFTENLVPLANPLSADLAVMRPSLLPGLMEALRHNRARQQERVRLFEVARVFAAGNPPVETPSLAIVASGTASAEQWGEASRPLDFYDLKGDLDALIAWGGEPQRWSIHADQLPGWLHPGRAARVVRDGVTVGFLGALHPQLAKVLDLGPDVHVLELALEPVLARRLPRSEPVARFPSVRRDIAMDLPEEVQWSQIEQVVRGTLGGKLKELRLFDRYSGKGVEIGRKSLAMGLILQDASRTLTDEDADTCVRDAVSALETACKARLRG, encoded by the coding sequence ATGAAATTCTCCGAAAACTGGCTACGCGAGCTGGTCGACATCAAGGCAGACCGTGCGCAACTGGCGCATGCGCTGACCATGGCTGGCCTTGAAGTGGAAGAGCTCACGCCACTGGGCGAAAGCCTCGATGGCGTGGTCGTCGCGGAAATCGTCGCGGCCGAAAAGCACCCGGAGGCCGATCGCCTGCAGGTGTGCAAGGTCGATGCGGGCCATGGCGAAGTGCTGCAGATCGTCTGTGGCGCGCCCAATGCGCGCGTCGGCATCCGTGTGCCGCTGGCCAAGGTCGGCGCGACGCTGCCGGGCGGTATCGTCATCAAGGCAGCCAAGCTGCGTGGCGTCGAGTCCTTCGGCATGCTGTGCTCGGCCAAGGAGCTGGGTATCGATGCGGATGCCTCAGGTTTGCTCGAACTGCCAGCCGATGCGCCCATCGGCATGCCGCTGGCCGATTACCTGGGTCTGCCCGATGCCAGCTTCGAGTTGAAGCTCACCCCCAACCGGCCCGACTGTCTTGGCTTGGTCGGTCTGGCACATGACGTGGCCGCCCTGTTTGGCAGCCGCGTGAAGGTGGCCGAACAGTCTGCCGCACCAGTGACCGGCGATGCTCGTCGCGGCATTCGCCTTGAGGCTGGCGCCGACGCTCCGCGTTACCTTGGTCGCGTGGTCGAGGGCATCGACGCCAGGGCCCGCACGCCGCTGTGGCTGGCAGAGCGCCTGCGCCGTGCCGGGCTGCGCCCGATCAGCGCCATCGTCGACATCACCAACTATGTGATGCTCGAGCTGGGCCAGCCGATGCATGCCTTCGACAACGACAAGCTGCACGGTGACATCGTGGTGCGCCACGCTCGCGAAGGCGAAACGCTCAAGCTGCTTGATGGTTCGGAAGCCAGGCTCGACAAGGGCTTCGTCCTCATTGCCGACGATCAGGCCGGACTGGCCGTCGCTGGCGTCATGGGTGGCTTCGAATCGCGCGTCACCGATGACACGCAGAACGTTTTCCTGGAATCCGCGCATTTCGCGCCGGCTGCCATCATGGGCCGTGCGCGCAAGCTCGGCATGCATACGGATGCATCGCATCGCTTCGAGCGAGGCGTCGACCCGGAACTGCCGCGTCGTGCACTGGAGCGCGCTACGGAACTGCTCCTCTCGATCGCCGGCGGCAAGGCCGGTCCGGTGCTTGTCGCCGAAAACCTGGCCGATCTGCCCACGCCGGCCACCGTGACCCTGCGCCGCGCGCGTCTGGCCCGCGTGCTGGGCGTGACGGTGGGTGACGCCGAAGTCGCGCGTATCTTCACTGCGCTGGGCATGAAGGTGCAGGCAATCGGTGAGGGCTGGACGGTGACCGCGCCGACCAGTCGCTTCGACATCGAGCGCGAAGAAGACCTGATCGAAGAGGTCGCACGCATCTTCGGTTACGACAACATCCCGACGCATACGCCAGCCGGCGCCCTGACCCTTGGCATCGAAGCCGAGGCGCGCATTGGCGAGCTGGCGCTGCGCGAGCAACTGGCCGCCCGCGACTACTACGAAGCGGTCAACCTGTCCTTCGTGTCTGCCGAACTGCTGGCTCGCTGGGGCTTCACCGAAAACCTGGTGCCGCTGGCCAATCCGCTGTCTGCTGATCTGGCTGTCATGCGCCCGTCCTTGCTGCCGGGCCTGATGGAGGCGCTACGCCATAATCGCGCGCGCCAGCAGGAGCGCGTGCGCCTGTTCGAAGTCGCGCGCGTCTTCGCGGCCGGCAACCCACCGGTCGAAACGCCGAGCCTGGCCATCGTCGCCAGTGGCACGGCGTCGGCCGAGCAGTGGGGTGAAGCATCGCGTCCGCTCGACTTCTATGACCTCAAGGGTGACCTGGATGCGCTGATTGCCTGGGGTGGCGAGCCCCAGCGCTGGTCCATCCATGCCGACCAGCTGCCCGGTTGGCTGCACCCTGGTCGTGCTGCCCGCGTGGTGCGTGACGGCGTGACGGTGGGCTTCCTCGGCGCCCTGCATCCCCAACTGGCCAAGGTCCTCGACCTGGGTCCGGACGTCCACGTGCTTGAGCTGGCCCTTGAGCCGGTCCTGGCCCGTCGCCTGCCCCGGTCGGAGCCGGTTGCCCGATTCCCGTCGGTCCGTCGCGACATCGCCATGGACCTTCCGGAAGAGGTGCAGTGGTCACAAATTGAGCAGGTCGTTCGAGGCACCCTGGGTGGCAAACTCAAGGAGCTGCGCCTGTTCGACCGCTATAGCGGAAAGGGGGTCGAGATTGGCCGAAAGAGTCTCGCTATGGGCTTGATTTTGCAGGACGCTTCACGCACGCTTACCGACGAGGACGCGGATACCTGCGTACGTGATGCAGTATCTGCGTTGGAGACAGCATGCAAGGCAAGATTGCGAGGATGA
- the pheS gene encoding phenylalanine--tRNA ligase subunit alpha produces MDDLDSLASKALADIEAAGTLDALEAQRVGLLGKSGVITAALKSLGALSPDDRKARGAEVNRVKERLADALSVRKQALEQAELDRRLASEKLDITMPGRDGERGGIHPITRALERISAIFARLGYQRADGPEIEDDWHNFEALNFPPHHPARAMHDTFYFGDGRLLRTHTSPVQIRSMQGRQPPIRIIAPGKVYRSDSDQTHSPMFHQIEGLLVDETSSFADLKGTLAEFIRAFFERDFEMRFRPSYFPFTEPSAEVDIRWDAEDGSTRWLEVLGCGMVHPNVLRNCGIDPERYTGFAFGLGVERFAMLRYGVSDLRAFFENDLRFLKQFA; encoded by the coding sequence ATGGACGATTTGGATAGCCTTGCCTCGAAGGCACTGGCAGACATTGAGGCAGCCGGTACGCTCGATGCGCTCGAAGCGCAGCGCGTCGGTTTGCTGGGCAAGAGCGGTGTCATCACTGCCGCATTGAAGTCCCTGGGCGCACTGTCGCCGGACGACCGCAAGGCCCGTGGCGCCGAGGTCAATCGCGTCAAGGAACGCCTTGCCGATGCCCTGTCCGTGCGCAAGCAGGCGCTGGAGCAGGCCGAGCTCGATCGCCGCCTGGCATCCGAAAAGCTCGACATCACCATGCCAGGCCGTGACGGCGAGCGCGGGGGTATCCATCCGATCACCCGTGCACTCGAGCGCATCAGCGCGATCTTCGCCCGCCTGGGCTACCAGCGTGCCGATGGCCCCGAGATCGAGGATGACTGGCACAACTTCGAAGCGCTGAACTTCCCGCCGCATCACCCGGCGCGCGCCATGCACGACACGTTCTATTTCGGTGACGGCCGCCTGCTGCGCACGCATACCTCGCCGGTGCAGATTCGCTCCATGCAGGGGCGTCAGCCGCCCATTCGCATCATCGCGCCGGGCAAGGTCTATCGCAGCGATTCGGACCAGACGCATTCGCCGATGTTCCACCAGATTGAAGGCCTGCTGGTGGATGAAACCTCGAGCTTCGCCGATCTGAAGGGCACGCTCGCCGAATTCATTCGCGCCTTTTTCGAGCGCGATTTCGAGATGCGTTTCCGTCCGAGCTACTTCCCCTTCACCGAACCGTCGGCCGAAGTGGATATCCGCTGGGATGCCGAAGACGGCTCGACGCGCTGGCTCGAAGTGCTTGGCTGCGGCATGGTACATCCGAACGTGCTGCGCAATTGCGGCATCGATCCGGAGCGCTATACGGGCTTTGCGTTTGGCCTCGGCGTGGAGCGCTTCGCCATGCTGCGTTACGGCGTGTCGGACCTGCGCGCGTTCTTCGAAAACGACCTGCGTTTCCTCAAGCAATTCGCCTGA
- the rplT gene encoding 50S ribosomal protein L20, protein MARVKRGVTARRRHKKIIGRAKGYYNARRKVFRVANQAVIKAGQYAYIGRKQKKRQFRALWITRINAAARQFGLSYSRLINGLSKAGITVDRKVLADIAVHDIKAFGAIAEKAKASLAA, encoded by the coding sequence ATGGCTCGTGTTAAGCGTGGCGTTACCGCCCGTCGTCGTCACAAGAAGATCATTGGCCGCGCGAAGGGTTACTACAACGCCCGTCGCAAAGTCTTCCGCGTTGCTAACCAGGCCGTCATCAAGGCCGGTCAGTACGCCTATATCGGTCGCAAGCAGAAAAAGCGTCAGTTCCGCGCCCTGTGGATCACGCGTATCAATGCTGCTGCCCGTCAGTTCGGTCTGTCGTACAGCCGCCTGATCAATGGCCTGTCGAAGGCTGGCATCACGGTCGACCGTAAGGTCCTGGCCGACATTGCCGTCCACGACATCAAGGCTTTTGGTGCCATCGCGGAAAAGGCGAAGGCCAGTCTGGCCGCTTGA
- the rpmI gene encoding 50S ribosomal protein L35 has protein sequence MPKIKTNRAAAKRFRKTASGKFKAGHAFKSHILTKKSTKRKRNLRATNHVKACDTKGVARMLPYL, from the coding sequence ATGCCCAAGATCAAGACCAACCGGGCGGCGGCGAAGCGTTTTCGCAAGACCGCTTCCGGTAAGTTCAAGGCCGGTCACGCCTTCAAGTCGCACATCCTGACGAAGAAGTCGACCAAGCGTAAGCGCAATCTGCGCGCTACCAACCACGTCAAGGCATGCGACACCAAGGGTGTGGCACGCATGTTGCCGTACTTGTAA
- the infC gene encoding translation initiation factor IF-3, which produces MATTDNKGNRRNHEIRVPRVRVIGPDSEQLGILTRDEALRAAEEAGLDLVEIQPNGDPPVCRIMDYGKFKFEAQKKAQAAKKKQKQVEIKEVKFRPVTDVGDYQIKLRNMLRFLEEGDKVKVTIRFRGREMSHQDLGQNLAKKIQEDIGENGVVESFPRLEGRQMVMMIGPKKKS; this is translated from the coding sequence ATCGCTACCACCGACAACAAGGGCAATCGCCGAAACCATGAAATCCGCGTACCGCGCGTACGTGTGATCGGGCCGGATTCCGAGCAGCTCGGCATTCTGACCCGCGATGAGGCACTCCGCGCCGCCGAGGAAGCAGGGCTCGACCTGGTCGAGATCCAGCCCAACGGTGACCCGCCGGTCTGCCGCATCATGGACTACGGCAAGTTCAAGTTCGAAGCCCAGAAGAAGGCCCAGGCGGCCAAGAAGAAGCAGAAGCAGGTCGAGATCAAGGAAGTGAAGTTCCGTCCGGTTACGGACGTGGGCGACTACCAGATCAAGCTCCGCAACATGCTTCGCTTCCTCGAAGAGGGCGACAAGGTAAAGGTCACCATCCGCTTCCGCGGTCGCGAGATGTCGCACCAGGACCTCGGCCAGAACCTGGCCAAGAAGATCCAGGAAGATATCGGCGAGAACGGCGTGGTGGAGTCCTTCCCCCGCCTGGAAGGTCGCCAGATGGTGATGATGATCGGGCCCAAGAAGAAGTCCTGA
- the thrS gene encoding threonine--tRNA ligase: MIEITLPDGSKRPFDHPVSVQDVAASIGAGLAKATLAGKVDGKLVDASYTINHDASLQIVTDKSPEALEILRHSTAHLLAQAVQRLYPGAQVTIGPVIDNGFFYDFAYERPFTPDDLVKIEDEMNKIVKEELPVTRSVKSRDEAVSFFRGIGEEYKAEIIESIPSNEELSLYSQGEFTDLCRGPHVPNTSKLRAFKLMKVAGAYWRGDSNNAMLTRVYGTAWLNDKDLKAYLLQLEEAEKRDHRKIGKALDLFHQQEEAPGMVFWHPNGWAIWQAVEQYVRGVYRSSGYQEVRGPQIMDVSLWKKSGHWDNYQENMFFTESEKRTYALKPMNCPGHVQIYNTSLHSYRDLPIRYGEFGGCHRNEPSGALHGIMRVRAFTQDDGHIFCTEDQIESEVTAFHQQAMQVYADFGFDDIALKIALRPDKRIGSDAVWDRAEDALRAALGKAGVQWEELPGEGAFYGPKIEYHMKDSIGRAWQVGTMQVDFMMPERLGAEYVDEHSQRRHPVMLHRAIVGSMERFIGILIEHHAGNLPAWLAPVQAQVFSITDAQAGYVSEVTQALVDKGFRVKADLRNEKVGYKIREHTLQKVPYLLVVGDREKESGAVSVRTRTGEDLGSMPLAAFIERLEAETRR, from the coding sequence ATGATTGAGATCACGCTCCCCGACGGCAGCAAACGCCCGTTCGACCATCCCGTCTCCGTGCAGGACGTGGCTGCCTCCATTGGCGCCGGTCTGGCCAAGGCCACCCTGGCCGGCAAGGTCGACGGCAAGCTGGTGGATGCCAGCTACACGATCAACCACGACGCCAGCCTGCAGATCGTCACCGACAAGAGCCCCGAGGCGCTGGAAATCCTGCGTCACTCCACGGCGCATCTCCTGGCGCAGGCCGTGCAGCGCCTGTACCCGGGCGCGCAGGTCACCATCGGCCCGGTGATCGACAACGGCTTCTTTTACGACTTTGCCTACGAGCGTCCCTTCACGCCGGACGACCTGGTCAAGATCGAAGACGAGATGAACAAGATCGTCAAGGAAGAACTGCCCGTGACGCGCAGCGTGAAGTCGCGCGACGAGGCGGTGTCGTTCTTCCGTGGCATCGGCGAGGAATACAAGGCTGAAATCATCGAGAGCATTCCCTCGAACGAGGAGCTGTCGCTGTATTCGCAGGGCGAGTTCACCGACCTGTGCCGCGGCCCGCATGTGCCGAACACGAGCAAGCTCCGCGCCTTCAAGCTGATGAAGGTGGCCGGCGCCTATTGGCGTGGCGATTCCAACAACGCGATGCTGACGCGCGTCTACGGCACGGCGTGGCTCAACGACAAGGATCTCAAGGCCTACCTGCTCCAGCTGGAAGAGGCCGAAAAGCGCGACCATCGCAAGATCGGCAAGGCGCTTGATCTCTTCCACCAGCAGGAAGAAGCGCCGGGCATGGTGTTCTGGCACCCGAACGGCTGGGCCATCTGGCAGGCCGTCGAGCAGTACGTGCGTGGCGTGTATCGCTCCAGCGGTTACCAGGAAGTGCGCGGTCCGCAGATCATGGACGTGAGCCTGTGGAAGAAGTCCGGTCACTGGGACAACTACCAGGAAAACATGTTCTTCACCGAGTCGGAAAAGCGTACCTACGCGCTCAAGCCGATGAACTGCCCCGGCCATGTGCAGATCTACAACACCAGCCTGCACAGCTACCGCGACCTGCCGATCCGCTACGGCGAGTTCGGTGGCTGCCACCGCAACGAGCCCTCGGGCGCGCTGCACGGCATCATGCGCGTGCGTGCCTTCACGCAGGACGACGGTCACATTTTCTGCACGGAAGACCAGATCGAATCCGAGGTTACGGCTTTCCACCAGCAGGCCATGCAGGTGTACGCGGACTTCGGCTTTGACGACATCGCCCTGAAGATCGCCTTGCGCCCTGACAAGCGCATCGGCAGCGACGCCGTGTGGGATCGCGCCGAGGATGCCTTGCGTGCCGCGCTGGGCAAGGCGGGCGTGCAATGGGAGGAGCTGCCGGGCGAGGGCGCCTTCTACGGCCCCAAGATCGAGTACCACATGAAGGACTCCATTGGCCGGGCCTGGCAGGTCGGCACGATGCAGGTCGACTTCATGATGCCCGAGCGCCTGGGCGCCGAGTACGTGGACGAGCACAGCCAGCGCCGCCATCCGGTGATGCTCCACCGCGCCATCGTGGGCTCCATGGAGCGCTTCATCGGCATCCTGATCGAGCACCATGCCGGCAACCTGCCGGCCTGGCTGGCCCCGGTCCAGGCCCAGGTGTTCAGCATTACCGACGCCCAGGCCGGCTATGTCAGCGAGGTCACGCAAGCCCTTGTAGACAAAGGTTTCCGGGTTAAGGCCGATTTGCGCAATGAAAAGGTCGGTTATAAAATCCGCGAACATACGTTGCAGAAAGTCCCGTACCTGCTCGTCGTAGGTGATCGCGAGAAGGAATCCGGGGCGGTTTCCGTCCGTACCCGTACCGGTGAAGACCTGGGCAGCATGCCGCTGGCCGCCTTCATCGAGCGCCTGGAGGCCGAGACGCGTCGCTAA